The Juglans microcarpa x Juglans regia isolate MS1-56 chromosome 8D, Jm3101_v1.0, whole genome shotgun sequence genomic sequence aaaatatttagttGTTCTTTCAGAGTTTGGATATGTATCAGTTGTAGCCGTTGTGCCTTTCTGCCTTTCTGTTTCTAGTGGAAAGTGCAGTTGCGTACGTTGTTGTTTTTAGGCGCTTGCTTGTTTCATGTCTAGTTCATAGTTTGCTTTGCTTAAACCATGGTTATCGCACTTGGTTCTTTATTAGATGTTGTAACTTCCcaaggaaggcccaagccacatgtgggcctatactccaaaaggaccagtcaatgatataattggaaccccattggaaccattataaagagtaagaacttttcatttccaagcaatgtgagatcccgTGCACCACTTTCCATTATCACTTATCAGTCACtatagggtatcacaatctccctccCTTAAATTCCCAACGTCTTCATCAGGCCTGTTCGTCGTAGGTGACACGGCTCaaatcccacatttctggttgggatagactatgataccatttgtaatgccccaagggaggcccaagccacatctatGTCTATATTCCATaatgattagtcaatgatacaattgtaACCCCATTGGAACCactataaagagcaagaacttctcattcctaagCAATATGGGATCCCATGCACCACCTACCAGTATCACATCGAAAAAGATATTCTTTACAAGCAGATTTAGGTAATTAAATGTTCTCATTTTCCTTGGctctacctatatatatatatatatataaactgttCTGTAAAGATGATAACCATCTTTAGGTGGTAGAACAATAATGATGTTGCCTACGATATAATCTGTTGATAAGGATGTCATATGTAATATGTTGCTTCTGCTCTCTAACTCAATCCCCTCTTGGTTTTACTTCTGTCTCTATAACTACATGATATTTATTATGACCATATGTTTTCAGCcatttattttgctttcttaGTTTGGAGTGTTGCATATTGATTGCCTGAAGTTTATTTGATAAGTTAGGAGAGAGAATTTGTGTTTATGTGAATTTCctgatttcatcattttttttaagagtcgCTACATGAAACTTCTGCTTTTTCCTCTGGTTCAGACTACTATTTAATTCTATACCTCTTGCTGTTTTGCAGCGGCAATACAAtgtttaaagaagaagaagctttaCGAGCAGCAAATTGAACAGCTTGGAAATTTCCAATTGCGTATTCATGATCAGGTTCTTTTGTAATGTCTTCAAATTTACTCACccgaaaaagaagaaaaaaagaaaaaagaggattaatgatttcaaattcaataaaagtaatgagaatttaGCATGAGGACCcttctttttcaaacttcaaatcaagtatttctttaatatatgtgtgtgtgtgtgtgtgtgtgtgtttgaggACTATTTCTTCTGGGTTGGCATTTCAGATGATATTGTTGGAAGGTGCTAAGGCTACAACAGAAACTGTTGATGCATTGAGAACTGGAGCGGCTGCTATGAAGGCCATGCACAAGGCAACGTAAGTTACATCCCAATTGCATTCAGGACAATCTAGTTTTATCGGTCTGTCATCACCTTAAGGGAGAATGATTTGAATCCAACTAAACTATAAACtgtttatgaataaaatctatAATTAATATACGGTTATTTTCTGGTAAATGGTGTTGGcatacctttatttttttttcttgatcagTAAATGGTGTTATTAGCATATCTGTCATAAGATTGTTCAGATGGCCTTTTGAAACAGAACATTCTATTCTATTCTGCCCCTGTATCTCATGTGACATTTGTTTGTGTAGGAATATTGATGATGTAGATAAGACAATGGATGAGATCAATGAGCAGACTGAGAACATGAAACAGATTCAGGAGGCACTGTCAGCTCCAATTGGTGCATCTGCGGATTTTGATGAGGCATGTATTCAAGTTTTAGTTCTTACATtccattaattttatttctgatCGAGATGTTCAAGCTATTTGACTTTGCTGTTTCAGGATGAATTGGAAGCAGAGCTTGAAGAATTGGAAGGAGCTGA encodes the following:
- the LOC121243396 gene encoding vacuolar protein sorting-associated protein 32 homolog 2-like → MFQRVFGKPKQETNALTTLDKLNETLEMLEKKENVLLKKASAEVEKAKEFTRAKNKKAAIQCLKKKKLYEQQIEQLGNFQLRIHDQMILLEGAKATTETVDALRTGAAAMKAMHKATNIDDVDKTMDEINEQTENMKQIQEALSAPIGASADFDEDELEAELEELEGAELEEQLLQPATTAPAAPVHVPAGRQPSRPLPQKNTAEEDELAALQAEMAL